In the Mycolicibacter sp. MU0102 genome, one interval contains:
- a CDS encoding LLM class F420-dependent oxidoreductase, which yields MARSIRIAVQLQPQHTAHYSAIRDAVRRCEDLGVDIAFNWDHFFPLYGDRDGPHFECWTMLAAWAEQTSRIQIGALVSCNSYRNPELLADMARTVDHIGDGRLILGIGSGWKHRDYREYGYEFGTAGSRLDDLAGALPRIKTRLAQLNPPPTRAIPLLIGGGGERKTLRLVAEHADMWHSFADADSYPHKAAVLAQHCDAIGRDPATIEHSAALGGDQTRGTVADLLAEADALTGLGVSLLTIGSSGPDYDLTAAEALCRWRDQQ from the coding sequence ATGGCCCGGTCCATCCGCATCGCCGTCCAGCTGCAGCCCCAACACACGGCGCACTACAGCGCCATCCGCGATGCGGTCCGGCGTTGCGAGGACCTAGGGGTCGACATCGCCTTCAACTGGGACCATTTCTTCCCGCTCTACGGCGACCGCGACGGACCGCACTTCGAGTGCTGGACCATGCTGGCCGCCTGGGCCGAGCAGACCTCGCGCATCCAGATCGGCGCGCTGGTGTCGTGCAACTCCTATCGCAACCCGGAGCTGCTCGCCGACATGGCCCGCACCGTCGACCACATCGGCGACGGCCGACTGATCCTGGGCATCGGCTCGGGCTGGAAGCACCGCGACTACCGGGAATACGGCTACGAGTTCGGCACCGCGGGCAGCCGCCTGGACGACCTGGCCGGCGCACTGCCGCGCATCAAAACCCGCCTAGCCCAACTTAATCCGCCGCCCACCCGCGCGATTCCGCTGTTGATCGGGGGTGGCGGCGAGCGCAAGACGCTGCGCCTTGTGGCCGAGCACGCCGACATGTGGCACAGCTTCGCCGACGCCGACAGCTACCCGCACAAGGCCGCCGTGCTGGCACAGCACTGCGACGCCATCGGGCGAGACCCCGCCACGATCGAGCACTCGGCGGCACTGGGCGGTGACCAGACCCGCGGCACCGTGGCGGATCTGCTCGCCGAGGCCGACGCGTTGACCGGCCTCGGGGTGAGCCTGCTGACCATCGGCAGCAGCGGTCCCGACTACGACCTGACCGCCGCCGAGGCGCTGTGCCGATGGCGCGATCAGCAATAA
- a CDS encoding ABC transporter substrate-binding protein/permease codes for MARSAIRLAAFIATCMIVGGLAAVPPAGAAPDLCTPPGEQAAVALPVKLANAKRPREDKYTTAGVEPLSSIDVTKLGLGTPGVLTVGTLTESPPTNCINAKGRYSGFDNELLRAIAKKLGLRVHFVGTDFFGLLAQVESGRFDVGSASINATDERRRTVGFTNGYDFGYMALVVPAGSGITGFDALAGGQRIAVVQGTVEDAYAVDALEVEPVRFPDSVTLYASLKSRQVDAWVAPSLTALNLLKPGDPAQIVGYTFSPAGFEAYAVAKGNQALISALNSGLDAVIEDGTWPQLFTDWVPRPLPPDWQPGSKSAATPHLPDFAAIAARHHRPESEPYTPKSTLAQLRDSFFDWQLYRRALPDLLKTGLPNTLLLTVSGGAIGLVAGLGLAVAGISRTRWLRWPARIYTDIFRGLPEVLIILLIGLAVGPLVGGLTHNNPYPLGIAALGLTAAAYIGEILRSGIQSVESGQLEASRALGFGYPAAMRLVVIPQGIRRVLPALVNQFIALLKASALLYFLGLVAGQRELFQVGRDFNAQTGSLSPLVAAGILYLALTIPLTHLVNVVDHRLRRGRPPEADDSVELSPAISSQEMT; via the coding sequence ATGGCGCGATCAGCAATAAGGCTCGCGGCGTTCATCGCCACGTGCATGATCGTGGGCGGTCTGGCGGCGGTGCCGCCAGCCGGGGCCGCCCCGGACCTGTGCACCCCGCCCGGGGAGCAGGCCGCCGTCGCGTTGCCGGTCAAACTGGCCAACGCCAAACGGCCGCGCGAGGACAAATACACCACGGCCGGCGTCGAGCCGCTGAGTTCGATTGACGTGACCAAACTCGGGCTGGGCACCCCCGGGGTACTGACGGTCGGCACGCTGACCGAAAGCCCCCCGACAAACTGCATCAACGCCAAGGGCCGCTACAGCGGGTTCGACAACGAACTGCTGCGGGCCATCGCCAAGAAGCTGGGCCTGCGGGTGCACTTCGTCGGCACCGACTTCTTCGGCCTGCTGGCCCAGGTGGAGTCGGGACGTTTCGACGTCGGGTCGGCGTCGATCAACGCCACCGACGAGCGCCGCCGCACAGTCGGTTTCACCAACGGCTACGACTTCGGCTACATGGCGCTGGTGGTCCCGGCTGGATCGGGGATCACCGGATTCGACGCCCTGGCCGGCGGCCAGCGCATCGCGGTGGTCCAGGGCACCGTCGAAGACGCCTACGCCGTCGACGCCCTGGAAGTCGAACCGGTGCGGTTCCCCGACTCGGTCACGCTGTACGCCAGCCTGAAGAGCCGCCAGGTCGACGCCTGGGTGGCGCCGTCGCTCACCGCGCTGAACCTGTTGAAGCCGGGCGATCCGGCGCAGATCGTCGGCTACACCTTCAGCCCGGCCGGCTTCGAGGCATACGCGGTGGCCAAAGGGAACCAGGCGCTGATCTCGGCGCTGAACTCCGGCCTGGACGCTGTCATCGAAGACGGCACCTGGCCACAGCTGTTCACCGACTGGGTGCCGCGGCCGCTGCCACCAGACTGGCAGCCGGGTTCCAAGTCGGCAGCCACCCCGCATCTGCCGGACTTCGCGGCGATAGCGGCCCGGCATCACCGGCCCGAGTCGGAGCCGTACACGCCCAAATCGACGCTGGCACAGCTACGCGACTCGTTCTTCGACTGGCAGTTGTACCGGCGCGCCCTGCCCGACCTGCTCAAGACCGGCCTGCCCAACACGCTGCTGCTCACCGTGAGCGGCGGCGCGATCGGTTTGGTGGCGGGGCTGGGGCTGGCCGTGGCCGGAATCTCGCGGACCCGGTGGCTGCGCTGGCCGGCGCGGATCTACACCGACATCTTCCGGGGACTGCCCGAGGTACTGATCATCCTGCTCATCGGTCTGGCGGTCGGGCCACTGGTGGGCGGCCTGACGCACAACAATCCGTACCCGCTGGGGATCGCGGCCCTGGGGCTGACCGCCGCGGCCTACATCGGGGAAATCTTGCGCTCGGGCATCCAAAGTGTGGAGTCCGGCCAGCTGGAAGCCTCGCGTGCACTGGGTTTCGGCTACCCGGCCGCGATGCGACTGGTGGTGATCCCGCAGGGCATCCGGCGGGTGCTGCCGGCGCTGGTCAACCAGTTCATCGCCCTGCTCAAAGCGTCGGCGCTGCTGTACTTCCTCGGCCTGGTCGCCGGTCAGCGGGAGTTGTTCCAGGTGGGCCGCGACTTCAACGCCCAGACCGGCAGTCTCTCCCCCTTGGTGGCCGCCGGCATTCTTTACCTGGCCCTGACCATTCCGCTAACCCACCTGGTGAACGTCGTCGATCATCGGCTGCGGCGCGGCAGGCCCCCCGAAGCCGATGATTCGGTCGAGCTGAGCCCGGCGATCTCCAGTCAGGAGATGACGTGA
- a CDS encoding amino acid ABC transporter ATP-binding protein translates to MSAPAAREPVSLAAKEIQLSFGKNQVLRGVDLDVPAGATAAVIGPSGSGKSTMLRTLNRLHEPDAGDVLLGGRSVLGDDPDELRQRIGMVFQHFNLFPHRSVLDNITLAPRKLRGMSDDAARELALSLLDRVGLRNKATSRPSALSGGQQQRVAIARALAMQPQVMLFDEATSALDPELVKGILALIAELGADGMTMVVVTHEMGFARSAANTVVFMDRGKVVESGPPDQIFDNAETQRLQKFLSQVL, encoded by the coding sequence GTGAGCGCCCCCGCAGCCCGCGAGCCGGTGTCGCTGGCGGCCAAAGAGATCCAGTTGTCTTTCGGCAAGAACCAGGTGCTGCGCGGAGTCGACCTCGACGTGCCCGCGGGCGCCACCGCCGCGGTGATCGGCCCCTCCGGGTCAGGTAAGTCGACGATGCTGCGCACCTTGAACCGGCTCCACGAACCCGACGCCGGCGACGTCCTGCTGGGCGGCCGATCGGTGCTGGGCGACGACCCCGACGAGCTGCGTCAGCGGATCGGGATGGTGTTCCAGCATTTCAATCTGTTCCCGCACCGCAGCGTGCTGGACAACATCACGCTGGCTCCGCGCAAGCTGCGCGGGATGTCCGACGACGCCGCCCGCGAGCTCGCGCTGAGCCTGCTGGACCGGGTCGGGCTGAGGAACAAGGCCACGTCCCGCCCGTCGGCGCTCTCCGGCGGCCAGCAGCAACGGGTGGCGATCGCCCGCGCGCTGGCGATGCAGCCGCAGGTGATGCTCTTCGACGAAGCCACCTCGGCGCTGGATCCGGAGTTGGTCAAAGGGATCCTGGCGTTGATCGCCGAACTCGGGGCCGATGGCATGACGATGGTGGTGGTCACCCACGAGATGGGCTTCGCTCGCTCAGCCGCGAACACGGTGGTCTTCATGGACCGGGGCAAGGTCGTGGAGTCCGGTCCGCCCGATCAGATCTTCGACAACGCCGAGACGCAGCGACTGCAGAAGTTTCTCTCCCAGGTGTTGTGA
- a CDS encoding MarR family winged helix-turn-helix transcriptional regulator, translated as MTDSKADTPQVTAIAEGLHRSLSKLFSILRRGDISGGTPTGELTLAQLSILITLLDRGPIRMTELAAHERVRTPTTTVAIRRLEKIGLVKRSRDPSDLRAVLVDITPEGLASHRESLANRHAALAAMLNKLSQEELDLLTRALEPLERLATCDGVEPAAAGDAGCPMDCG; from the coding sequence ATGACGGACAGCAAGGCCGATACGCCGCAGGTGACGGCGATCGCAGAAGGCTTGCACCGTTCGCTGTCCAAACTGTTTTCGATCCTGCGGCGCGGTGACATCAGCGGAGGCACCCCCACTGGCGAACTCACGCTGGCCCAGCTGTCGATCCTGATCACGCTGCTGGATCGGGGCCCGATCCGGATGACCGAGCTGGCCGCCCACGAGCGGGTCCGCACCCCCACCACCACGGTGGCGATCCGCCGCCTGGAGAAGATCGGCCTGGTCAAGCGCAGCCGCGACCCCTCGGATCTGCGGGCCGTGCTGGTCGACATCACCCCCGAAGGACTGGCGAGCCACCGCGAGTCGCTGGCAAACCGGCACGCGGCGCTGGCGGCGATGCTGAACAAGCTCAGCCAAGAAGAACTCGACCTGCTGACTCGGGCACTCGAGCCCCTGGAGCGACTGGCCACCTGTGATGGTGTCGAACCGGCAGCCGCCGGCGATGCGGGCTGCCCCATGGATTGCGGTTGA
- a CDS encoding SDR family oxidoreductase, with amino-acid sequence MPTALITGAGGGIGSAIAAALAPTHTLLLAGRPSARLDAVAERLGATTWPLDLADIDGIDAATEVVDELDVLVHNAGVMLPGAAGESYIEEWRATFEVNVFGAVALTLALLPALRAARGQVVFINSGAGQRVSPGMASYSASKFALRAFADSLRSDEPALRVTTVYPGRVDTDMQQDLVAYEGGEYDPARFLRPDTVAEVVAGAIRTPAEAQLQEVVVRPR; translated from the coding sequence ATGCCGACTGCCCTGATCACCGGAGCCGGCGGCGGTATCGGTTCGGCGATAGCGGCAGCGTTGGCGCCCACCCACACCCTGTTGCTGGCCGGTCGGCCGTCAGCGCGTCTGGACGCGGTGGCCGAGCGGCTCGGCGCCACCACCTGGCCGCTCGACTTGGCCGACATCGACGGGATCGACGCCGCCACCGAGGTCGTCGACGAACTCGACGTCCTGGTGCACAACGCCGGGGTAATGCTGCCCGGTGCTGCCGGCGAGTCCTACATCGAAGAGTGGCGGGCCACCTTCGAGGTGAACGTGTTCGGGGCTGTGGCCCTGACGCTAGCTCTGTTGCCCGCGTTGCGGGCGGCCCGCGGCCAGGTGGTCTTCATCAACTCCGGTGCCGGGCAACGGGTTTCTCCGGGCATGGCGTCGTATTCGGCGAGCAAGTTCGCGCTGCGGGCGTTCGCCGATTCCCTGCGCAGTGACGAGCCCGCGCTACGGGTCACCACGGTCTACCCGGGCCGGGTCGACACCGACATGCAGCAAGATCTGGTCGCCTACGAGGGTGGCGAGTACGACCCGGCCCGATTCCTGCGCCCCGACACCGTCGCCGAAGTGGTAGCCGGCGCAATCCGCACCCCCGCCGAGGCACAGCTGCAAGAAGTAGTGGTCCGGCCGCGCTGA
- a CDS encoding adenylate/guanylate cyclase domain-containing protein — translation MWAESGTFHETLAELGLFDGLDASAREERAELVVWLLEQGFGLDQIRAEVAPMLMPAHRALGNDGKYVSERAVSADHGIDLALLQGIERALGLPRLDDPDAALLLRADGEAAVRLQQLVGAGLDPGQVLLMIRRLSEGISRAVPAFRYSTISAIMRPGLTELEVAKAHEEIVRTVIPLLGDMIRDILFVQLRRVLEGEEVNATERAAGVALPGARQLAVAFADMVGFTRLGEAIPPEELVGLVERLADLAHEVVNPPVRLVKTIGDAVMLVSSDAAKLLGATLQLLDRAADNPDLPQLRAGIASGWAVSRARDWFGSPVNVASRVTSVAEPGEVMTEGAAREAIGEVPGYAWSFVGTRALKGVEGETKLFRVRRQETG, via the coding sequence ATGTGGGCCGAGAGCGGAACATTCCACGAGACGCTGGCGGAGCTGGGGCTGTTCGACGGTCTTGACGCCAGTGCCCGCGAGGAGCGTGCCGAGCTGGTGGTCTGGTTGCTGGAGCAGGGCTTCGGACTGGATCAGATCCGGGCCGAGGTGGCGCCGATGCTGATGCCGGCGCATCGTGCGTTGGGCAACGACGGCAAATACGTGTCAGAACGTGCGGTCAGCGCCGACCACGGCATTGATCTGGCCCTGTTGCAGGGCATCGAACGTGCGTTGGGGCTGCCGCGGTTGGATGATCCCGATGCGGCCTTGCTTTTGCGGGCCGACGGTGAGGCCGCCGTGCGATTGCAGCAACTGGTCGGGGCCGGACTGGACCCGGGCCAGGTGCTGCTGATGATCCGCCGGCTTTCCGAGGGCATTTCCCGGGCGGTTCCGGCGTTCCGGTACAGCACCATTTCGGCGATCATGCGGCCGGGCCTGACCGAGCTCGAGGTCGCCAAAGCCCACGAGGAGATCGTGCGAACTGTTATCCCTTTGTTGGGAGACATGATTCGCGACATTCTGTTTGTCCAGCTGCGGCGGGTGCTGGAAGGTGAGGAGGTCAACGCCACCGAGCGGGCGGCCGGGGTGGCGCTGCCCGGGGCGCGGCAGCTCGCGGTGGCCTTCGCCGACATGGTCGGATTCACCCGACTGGGCGAGGCGATACCGCCCGAGGAGCTGGTGGGACTCGTTGAGCGCCTTGCCGATCTGGCGCACGAGGTGGTCAACCCTCCGGTGCGGCTGGTCAAGACGATCGGCGATGCGGTGATGCTGGTGTCGTCCGACGCCGCGAAGCTGCTCGGCGCCACGCTACAGCTTCTGGACCGCGCCGCCGACAACCCCGACCTGCCGCAGCTGCGGGCCGGTATCGCGTCGGGCTGGGCGGTGAGCCGAGCCCGGGATTGGTTCGGCAGCCCGGTGAACGTCGCGAGCCGGGTCACCAGCGTCGCCGAGCCCGGCGAGGTCATGACGGAGGGCGCGGCCCGCGAGGCCATCGGTGAGGTACCGGGGTATGCCTGGTCGTTTGTCGGAACCCGTGCACTCAAGGGTGTGGAGGGCGAGACCAAGTTGTTCCGGGTACGGCGGCAGGAAACCGGATAG